The DNA region TGGTGTGGTGTTTAAAACTGGCATTTCTTAGTGTTTTGCTGTAATttcaaaataactgaaaagtgGTGATTTGGTGAAGTGCAAAAACAATTCGATTCATCATTTGACaggaattgaattgaaaatagTTTGGATAACTTATTAAATCCTTAAATCTTTCAACAGAGATTGTCTAAATTTAGCTGGTTCCACCTTATCAAATGTGTTgacaaaaaaagtaatataaTTAATATCACATTGCACTCATTTGTTAGTACTTAACTGGCATTTTAAGAGTAAACAACTTATTTGACTTGCTTTACTAAAGTGCCACTCTCATGATCACAGCTGCAAGAAAACAATGGGAGCAGCAGTGAAGAAGAGGATGCTGATGAAGAAGATGTTGATGAAGCCCTGAAGAAGGAGGTGGCACAGCTGAAAGCGTCTGGAGCGAAACAGGAGAGGCGCTTCCAGGCTTTGGACAGCGGAGCAAACAACGTCATCTTCATCAAAACTCACAATCTGGGTAAGTGTCTTTATTGAGCAGAgcatgaatgtgacatgtaataTTGTAGTGttgttatttgtgtttatttgttcatcCTCTCCTAGAATCTGACAAGTTGGTGCATCACATCCTGTCCGATCTCCACACCACCAAGAAGAAAAAGTCGCGTGTGATACTTCGGATGTTACCGGTAAGAAGCTAAATTTACAACTTTCAGATTACTTGTGTTTGATAAGATGCGTGAGCTTTAAAAGATGCAGTTGTTTGATCCCTTTCATAACTGTTGAATTTATTGTTAAAGAATATGTAAAGATTAACATAATTTACAGCTCCATCTTGTCATCCGCAGTGTCTTTATCGTTGTTATCTTCTCATACAGGTAACTGGAACATGTAAGGCCTTCCAGGATGACATGGTGAAGTACCTGACTACTTTCCTGGAGCCTTGGTTCAAAACCCCAAACTGTGGGACCTACCAGATCGCCTTCAAGGCTCGCAACAGCAGCCACAACAAGAGAGACGAAATCATCAAATCAATCGCAGGTAGAGTTCCAGCTAATATGGTCTGATAATATTGtcagatgaaaaaataaataaatgaaaagtgaATTTCACCCTTTTGATCATCACTgtactttttttatttccagGACTCGTGGGGAAGCTGAACCCAAAGAACAAAGTTGATTTGACCAACCCAGAACTGACAATCATTGTGGAGGTCATCAAGGCAGTGTGTTGCATCAGTGTTGTAAAGGACTATACGCTGTACAGGAAGTACAATGTGCAG from Epinephelus fuscoguttatus linkage group LG3, E.fuscoguttatus.final_Chr_v1 includes:
- the thumpd1 gene encoding THUMP domain-containing protein 1 — encoded protein: MSAVSNETRKRSKKRYAPGHHNKRWKGSRELEVGMQGILITCNMNERKCTAEAFNLLNEYADKLYGPEKLQENNGSSSEEEDADEEDVDEALKKEVAQLKASGAKQERRFQALDSGANNVIFIKTHNLESDKLVHHILSDLHTTKKKKSRVILRMLPVTGTCKAFQDDMVKYLTTFLEPWFKTPNCGTYQIAFKARNSSHNKRDEIIKSIAGLVGKLNPKNKVDLTNPELTIIVEVIKAVCCISVVKDYTLYRKYNVQEVVKEDTPKPDVTTAKSDTNTAELNEKQDAEDKNKEEKKGEDNNDNNMPQDNKEVDKSEGEGE